In Trichoderma breve strain T069 chromosome 4, whole genome shotgun sequence, the following proteins share a genomic window:
- a CDS encoding ubiquitin-conjugating enzyme domain-containing protein: protein MSSPRRRIETDVMKLMSDYEVTLVNDNSKQEFFVRFKGPAETPFEGGLWKVHVELPDTYPYKSPSIGFVNRIFHPNIDELSGSVCLDVINQTWSPMFDMINIFEVFLPQLLRYPNPTDPLNGEAAALLIREPKSYDAKVKEYVQKYANKDVVDEAGAESEDEDDMSSVASFDDDDEEPAGQMDDV from the exons ATGAGCAGCCCACGCCGTCGAATTGAGACTGAT GTCATGAA GTTGATGAGCGACTATGAAGTGACACTAGTGAACGATAACAGTAA GCAGGAGTTCTTTGTCAGATTCAAGGGCCCAGCAGAGA CTCCGTTCGAGGGAGGTCTTTGGAAAGTACATGTCGAACTTCCCGATACGTATCCGTATAAGTCACCTAGTATTGGCTTCGTGAACCGAATTTTCCACCCAAACATTGATGAGCT GTCTGGCTCTGTGTGTCTGGATGTCATCAACCAGACATGGTCACCCATGTTCGATATGATCAACATTTTCGAGGTCTTCCTGCCGCAGCTTCTTCGATACCCCAACCCGACGGACCCTCTCAACggcgaagcagctgctctGCTTATTAGGGAGCCCAAGAGCTACGACGCAAAAGTCAAAG AATACGTACAGAAATACGCCAACAAGGATGTCGTGGACGAGGCTGGTGCCGagagtgaggatgaggacgacatGTCCTCCGTGGCGAGtttcgacgacgacgacgaggagccgGCTGGCCAGATGGACGACGTATAG
- a CDS encoding dfp1/Him1, central region domain-containing protein, translated as MATVSVSLSASSKAPVPAMASKRAPLASNPNVANSPLRAPSILAGYAKPKRSFATAQREEPYGQPPPVKKQALENGAQRAVRSPTKPLTRAPAHIVVPRNSSAVPRPVVRERAARTATASTTRAAQDQDTDREAWKKHHRAKFPKMVFYFESIPDDIRAKLTKRVTYLGARQEPFFSIDVTHVITTRAIPPEKPEAGEAEAEVSEEQEPEEQPQTINPSLLDRNTAARRRLLFDFRQASSVPSQLDGLARRNKTVRNNDVLTKARDMGKKIWSLDKFQSMLAVLLESETQNYNSRSASTRNHYGTKGSHEPNLFQLLHNERINGPSDRDPTAINRELTYFKGPYVYIWDMDEKQKPIMVREYAKVANKTDGEWPQFRSVGNGRCPFVEEVDAAEKDYRKAREREKARLAKKEESVQILKAPEVPPMKPVTGKRTLTEMEEAHNRSRAGVAAETFQPVKVTFSRPAAVPAQNAFTSRAEGGRMFGGEPVASGIQNTITSAIRSQMISSTSGINGAKAGTSKEVHGLQRKVLQMAQPTSHDASSRRLAEVPADVASSRSTTLTRTTSKVLQEEDGQKAEKKAPAQHLKSKRDLKPGYCENCQDKFRDFDEHILSRKHRKFAENDENWIELDALLTQLKRLPKFSAATSDDSEGEW; from the exons ATGGCCACCGTCTCCGTGTCTCTGTCTGCTTCCTCCAAGGCGCCGGTTCCCGCCATGGCCTCTAAGCGAGCGCCTCTCGCCAGCAATCCCAATGTCGCCAACTCACCTCTACGCGCACCTTCAATCCTGGCTGGCTACGCCAAGCCGAAGCGGTCCTTTGCCACAGCCCAGCGCGAAGAGCCCTATGGACAGCCTCCACCGGTGAAGAAGCAAGCTCTCGAAAATGGCGCCCAGCGGGCCGTCCGATCGCCGACCAAGCCATTGACCCGTGCCCCGGCACACATTGTCGTCCCCCGCAACTCGAGTGCTGTTCCACGGCCTGTTGTGAGAGAACGAGCTGCCAGAACGGCCACTGCTTCGACAACAAGAGCTGCACAGGATCAAGACACTGATAGGGAGGCGTGGAAGAAGCACCACCGGGCCAAGTTTCCCAAAATGGTCTTTTACTTTGAGAGTATTCCAGATGACATTCGGGCAAAGCTGACCAAGAGGGTCACTTATCTTGGTGCT CGACAAGagcccttcttctctattGATGTTACCCATGTCATCACTACGCGAGCCATTCCGCCTGAGAAACCAGAGGCTGGGGAAGCCGAAGCTGAGGTATCTGAGGAACAAGAGCCTGAGGAGCAGCCCCAAACCATCAACCCGTCGCTTCTTGACAGAAACACCGCTGCCAGGCGAAGATTGCTCTTTGATTTTCGCCAGGCTTCTTCGGTGCCTTCCCAGTTGGACGGTCTTGCGAGACGCAACAAGACGGTTCGCAACAATGATGTTCTAACCAAGGCTCGGGATATGGGAAAGAAAATCTGGTCTCTTGATAAGTTTCAGAGTATGCTTGCCGTTCTTCTCGAGTCAGAAACCCAAAACTACAACTCTCGATCTGCGAGCACGAGGAATCACTACGGCACCAAGGGCTCTCACGAGCCTAATCtgtttcaacttcttcacAACGAGCGTATCAATGGACCCTCCGATCGAGACCCAACTGCGATCAACCGGGAGTTGACGTATTTCAAGGGTCCGTATGTCTATATCTGGGATATggatgaaaagcaaaaacccATCATGGTTCGTGAATACGCCAAAGTTGCGAACAAAACCGACGGCGAATGGCCCCAATTCCGCAGTGTTGGGAACGGACGCTGCCCTTTTGTTGAGGAAGTGGATGCCGCTGAAAAGGATTACCGAAAGGCACGAGAGCGGGAAAAGGCGCgcttggccaagaaggaagaatCTGTTCAGATTCTCAAGGCCCCCGAGGTCCCTCCCATGAAACCCGTGACTGGAAAGCGCACCTTGActgagatggaagaagctcaCAACCGATCTCGTGCCGGTGTGGCGGCGGAGACGTTCCAACCCGTAAAGGTCACCTTCTCCAGGCCGGCGGCAGTACCGGCTCAGAATGCCTTTACCAGCCGAGCTGAAGGAGGCCGTATGTTTGGAGGCGAGCCTGTGGCCTCTGGCATTCAGAACACCATTACGTCGGCAATCCGTTCCCAGATGATCTCGTCGACATCTGGCATCAACGGTGCAAAGGCCGGAACCAGCAAGGAGGTTCATGGGCTGCAGAGGAAAGTGCTGCAGATGGCCCAGCCGACCTCGCACGATGCCAGCTCGCGCCGTCTTGCAGAGGTTCCTGCGGACGTCGCGTCTAGCCGATCGACAACGCTGACCCGAACCACGTCCAAGGTTCTTCAGGAGGAAGATGGGCaaaaggcggagaagaaggcaccTGCACAGCACCTGAAGAGCAAGCGAGACTTGAAGCCAGGCTACTGTGAGAACTGCCAGGACAAGTTCCGCGATTTTGATGAG CACATCTTGTCTCGCAAGCACCGCAAGTTTGCGGAAAATGACGAGAACTGGATCGAACTCGATGCTCTTCTTACGCAGCTAAAGCGTCTACCAAAATTCTCAGCTGCTACTTCTGACGATTCGGAAGGAGAGTGGTAA
- a CDS encoding ketopantoate hydroxymethyltransferase domain-containing protein produces MGSQSGPARKKVTMSTIKSLYQKGEPIAMITAHDFPSAYVADQNGMDIILVGDSLAMVALGMEDTNEVEVEDMLLHCRSVARAAKSAFTVGDLPMGSYEISPEQALATAIRFVKHGKAQSVKLEGGKEFAPTIRKITTAGIPVLAHIGLTPQRQNALGGFRVQGKTSAGAMRVLEDALAVQEAGAFAVVLEAVPAEVATLITQKLSIPTIGIGAGSGCSGQVLVQIDLTGNFPPGRFMPKFVKKFGDIWSESAKAVVAYRDEVKSKQFPAPEHTYPMPAEEFEAFAKAAKDL; encoded by the exons ATGGGCTCTCAGTCCGGACCTGCTCGCAAAAAGGTCACCATGAGCACCATCAAGTCGCTCTATCAAAAGGGAGAGCCCATTGCCATGATCACTGCTCATGACTTCCCCAGCGCCTACGTTGCCGACCAAAACGGCATGGACATCATCCTGGTAGGCGATagcttggccatggtggCGCTGGGCATGGAAGACACAAACGAAGTAGAGGTGGAAGACATGCTGCTCCATTGTCGATCAGTAGCACGAGCCGCCAAGAGCGCCTTTACT GTTGGAGACCTTCCCATGGGCTCATATGAAATCTCTCCCGAGCAAGCCCTAGCCACAGCCATCCGCTTCGTCAAGCACGGCAAAGCGCAGAGCGTCAAGCTCGAGGGCGGCAAGGAGTTTGCCCCAACCATCCGCAAAATCACCACCGCCGGCATCCCAGTTCTTGCCCACATCGGCCTCACTCCTCAGCGCCAGAACGCTCTTGGAGGGTTCCGCGTCCAGGGCAAGACCTCTGCCGGCGCCATGAGAGTCTTGGAGGACGCCCTCGCCGTACAGGAAGCTGGCGCTTTCGCCGTCGTTCTGGAGGCCGTCCCCGCCGAGGTTGCGACCTTGATTACTCAAAAGCTGTCCATTCCCACCATCGGCATCGGTGCTGGCAGTGGCTGCTCAGGCCAAGTGCTTGTCCAGATCGACTTGACCGGCAACTTCCCTCCCGGAAGATTCATGCCCAAGTTTGTCAAAAAGTTTGGCGACATCTGGAGCGAGTCAGCCAAGGCTGTTGTAGCCTATCGTGACGAGGTCAAGAGCAAGCAGTTCCCTGCTCCAGAGCACACCTATCCAATGCCTGCCGAAGAGTTTGAGGCGTTTGCCAAAGCCGCGAAAGACTTgtaa
- a CDS encoding metallopeptidase family m24 domain-containing protein — protein MRLPRPSFRSLGLPPRKLPLHQQQQRSISQATFKYQRPSYIFSPRQRYSSLVSAANLQFGQPVHETHPHILKAGEVTPGISAQEYADRRAALADAMPEGGVAVLHAAPLVYKSGAVFHPYRQETNFLWLTGWDEPDAMAIIEKTGPKWGDYLFRMFVKAKNPREEQWSGYRNGVQAAQDVWNADEAWSMDRIDSVLPKLLESAKLIYTDVESAKATNSSLWRFITGNASGSGPAKTPLYPIMNKLRVIKSPAEVTNMRMAGQISGRAITNAMRRSWVKEKDLHAFLDYEFTINGCDGPAYIPVIAGGQRANCIHYTVNNNIFRDDEFILVDAGGQYGTYITDISRTWPASGKFSAAQRDLYEAVLKVQRSSVSLCRESARMSLEDIHGVTVRGLVDQLKSIGFTNLTMSNIDQLFPHHVGHYIGLDVHDCPGYSRREILRQGHCVTIEPGVYVPDDERWPAHFRGMGIRIEDSICVDEDAPYILTTEAVKEIDDIEALRD, from the exons ATGAGGCTCCCTCGGCCATCATTCCGGAGCCTCGGGCTGCCCCCTCGGAAGCTGCCCttgcaccagcagcagcaacgcaGCATCTCTCAAGCTACCTTCAAATACCAAAGACCGTCTTACATCTTCTCCCCTCGGCAGAGATACAGCTCCCTGGTATCAGCCGCCAACCTCCAATTTGGGCAGCCTGTCCATGAGACACATCCCCACATCCTCAAGGCTGGCGAGG TCACGCCCGGTATCAGCGCTCAGGAATATGCTGATCGTCGGGCCGCCCTGGCCGATGCCATGCCCGAGGGCGGCGTTGCTGTCCTGCACGCTGCGCCTCTGGTGTACAAGTCCGGCGCCGTCTTCCATCCTTACAGGCAGGAGACAAACTTCTTATGGCTGACGGGATGGGACGAACCTGATGCCATGGCAATCATTGAGAAGACGGGGCCCAAGTGGGGGGATTATCTCTTTCGCATGTttgtcaaggccaagaaccCCAGGGAGGAGCAGTGGTCGGGCTATCGTAACGGCGTCCAGGCCGCTCAGGACGTGTGGAATGCAGACGAGGCTTGGTCCATGGACAGAATCGACTCTGTGCTGCCCAAACTGCTCGAGTCAGCGAAGCTCATTTACACCGACGTCGAATCGGCAAAGGCTACAAACAGCTCCCTATGGCGCTTCATCACCGGTAATGCTTCTGGCAGCGGTCCTGCAAAAACGCCGCTATATCCCATCATGAACAAGCTCCGAGTCATCAAGAGCCCGGCCGAGGTGACCAACATGCGGATGGCCGGTCAAATCTCCGGCCGTGCCATCACCAATGCCATGCGGCGATCGTgggtcaaggagaaggaccTACACGCCTTTCTCGACTACGAATTCACCATCAATGGCTGCGACGGGCCAGCCTACATTCCTGTCATCGCAGGCGGCCAACGCGCAAACTGCATCCACTACACggtcaacaacaacatcttccGTGACGACGAGttcatcctcgtcgacgcCGGCGGCCAGTACGGCACCTACATCACCGACATCTCCCGGACGTGGCCCGCCTCCGGCAAGTTCTCCGCCGCCCAGCGCGACCTCTACGAGGCCGTGCTCAAGGTCCAGCGCTCCAGCGTCTCCCTCTGCCGCGAGTCCGCCCGCATGTCCCTCGAGGACATCCACGGCGTCACCGTCCGCGGCCTCGTCGACCAGCTCAAGAGCATCGGCTTCACCAACCTCACCATGAGCAACATCGACCAGCTGTTCCCCCATCACGTAGGCCACTATATCGGCCTAGATGTGCACGACTGCCCAGGGTACAGCAGGAGAGAGATCCTCCGGCAGGGCCACTGCGTTACCATCGAGCCGGGCGTCTACGTCCCCGACGATGAGCGCTGGCCCGCTCATTTCAGGGGCATGGGCATTCGCATCGAGGACAGCATCTGTGTGGACGAGGACGCGCCCTACATACTCACCAccgaggccgtcaaggaaATCGATGATATCGAAGCGCTGCGAGATTGA
- a CDS encoding ubiquitin-like autophagy protein apg12 domain-containing protein, with amino-acid sequence MDPDLIPPSPSDSPMPDTDSDMNNRASGTASPEIPLTLSASVMLADLPRDATAALASAGGFPPQLKIVVKFKAVGSAPALQQDVCKISASRKFEEVVRYLRRKLRCRETDSVFLYVNSAFAPSLDEVVGNLHQCFKNAHDQLVVAYSITPAFG; translated from the exons ATGGATCCCGACTTGATTCCCCCCTCTCCATCCGACTCGCCCATGCCGGACACAGACTCGGACATGAACAACAGAGCCAGCGGCACGGCCTCACCCGAGATCCCGCTGACTCTCAGCGCATCAGTGATGCTAGCAGACCTTCCACGAGACGCGACGGCAGCGCTGGCCAGCGCAGGAGGGTTCCCGCCGCAGCTCAAGATCGTGGTTAAGTTCAAGGCCGTGGGGTCGGCGCCGGCGCTGCAGCAGGACGTGTGCAAGATCTCGGCGAGCCGCAAGTTTGAGGAGGTGGTGCGGTATCTGCGGCGGAAGCTGCGGTGCCGCGAGACGGACAGCGTGTTTCTGTATGTGAATAGCGCGTTTGCGCCTTCGCTGGACGAGGTGGTGGGCAATTTACACCAG TGCTTCAAGAATGCTCATGATCAGCTTGTTGTGGCCTATTCTATCACTCCGGCATTTGGATGA